From a single Lolium rigidum isolate FL_2022 chromosome 7, APGP_CSIRO_Lrig_0.1, whole genome shotgun sequence genomic region:
- the LOC124675034 gene encoding splicing factor ESS-2 homolog: MLRSPGHSPRNLSPSPSPAPSTPRPASPTPSSASAAASTLATTTSSSKRRRPEVLDEDTYVVAIERIIERDFFPDLPRLRDRLDWLQAVRSRDPLLLRDAQLKILDRRRRLQRSGPLPTPTPATSTALRSPSFLATPSAAPSAAGDPEEEEDEDVSAALSLDGFFRRYTSEDNESFSRILEKVNHRRRERYAHLLEPGQEAEKQLLEDAKRDRITDGYGTSGQPPSTLEGAKFTAKNLLMYHPADRGEAPLTDEELAVRLKGLTKEIDKSNTRLHGKALAEDGRPKEEEAAAILYALVAGSTPGGIAYNDPDKGKKYDLEDLRKTPNPFYIESGKKADNGYSFVKTPSPAPGVDESPFMTWGEIDGTPLRLDPDETPGGSERSHFKIPPPPVRDVKAHVLSRDAAKRIKARTNMFHKPPLPSPARGGSASPRTLSPAAQKFVRNAIAKSTRTIDESLRASYRGSTPPAGTPKTRFSTDPGLGSRSPSARKGSTPPW; encoded by the coding sequence ATGCTCCGCTCCCCCGGCCACTCCCCTCGCAACCTCTCCCCCTCGCCCTCCCCCGCGCCCTCCACTCCTCGGCCCGCCTCCCCCACCCCGTCGTCCGCCTCCGCCGCAGCGTCCACcctcgccaccaccacctcctcctccaagcGCCGCCGCCCGGAGGTGCTGGACGAGGACACCTACGTCGTCGCCATCGAGCGCATCATCGAGCgcgacttcttcccggacctgccCCGCCTCCGCGACCGCCTCGACTGGCTCCAGGCCGTGCGCTCCCGGGACCCGCTCCTCCTCCGCGACGCGCAGCTCAAGATcctcgaccgccgccgccgcctccagcgcagcgggccgctCCCCACCCCGACgcccgccacctccaccgcgctCCGCTCCCCGTCCTTCCTCGCGACCCCCTCCGCCGCCCCCTCCGCCGCGGGCgaccccgaggaggaggaggacgaggacgtctCCGCCGCGCTCTCGCTCGACGGCTTCTTCCGCCGCTACACCAGCGAGGACAACGAGTCCTTCTCGCGCATCCTCGAGAAGGTcaaccaccgccgccgcgagCGCTACGCCCACCTCCTGGAGCCCGGCCAGGAGGCCGAAAAGCAGTTGCTGGAGGATGCCAAGCGCGACCGGATAACTGATGGGTATGGTACGTCAGGGCAGCCGCCGAGCACCTTGGAGGGCGCCAAGTTTACGGCCAAGAACCTGCTCATGTACCACCCGGCTGACCGAGGTGAGGCGCCGCTCACCGACGAGGAGCTCGCTGTGCGGCTAAAGGGGCTCACCAAGGAGATTGACAAGTCCAACACCAGGCTGCATGGGAAGGCTCTGGCTGAAGACGGGAGGcccaaggaggaggaggctgccgccatACTCTACGCTCTGGTTGCAGGCTCCACTCCTGGAGGAATTGCCTACAATGATCCTGACAAAGGGAAGAAGTACGATTTGGAGGATCTGAGGAAGACGCCAAACCCGTTCTACATCGAGTCGGGGAAGAAGGCAGACAATGGGTACAGCTTTGTGAAAACACCGTCGCCAGCACCTGGCGTAGACGAGTCCCCGTTCATGACGTGGGGTGAGATTGATGGAACGCCGCTGAGGTTGGATCCTGACGAGACACCAGGTGGTAGTGAGAGGTCACATTTCAAGATCCCGCCTCCACCCGTTCGAGATGTGAAGGCGCACGTGCTGTCCAGGGATGCTGCAAAGAGGATAAAGGCACGGACGAATATGTTCCACAAGCCACCGCTACCATCCCCTGCCAGGGGAGGCAGTGCCAGCCCTAGGACCCTGTCTCCTGCAGCGCAGAAGTTTGTGAGAAATGCCATCGCCAAGTCTACACGAACCATCGATGAGTCCCTCCGTGCAAGTTACAGAGGGTCAACCCCACCTGCAGGCACTCCAAAGACGAGGTTTTCAACAGACCCAGGCCTGGGATCACGATCTCCTTCGGCGAGGAAGGGTTCCACCCCTCCCTGGTGA